The following is a genomic window from Candidatus Hydrogenedentota bacterium.
CGCCGGGGTGCCGCTGGACCGGGAGGGCAAACCGGGCCCGCAGGCGCAGAAAGTGCTGGCGTTTGTGGAACAACTGCGCGCCGCTTTGGATATACCCGTCGAGACGGTGGACGAGCGGTTTTCGACGGCGGGCGCGGAACGCGCCCTGCGAGCCGCGGACGTCCGGGGCCGGAAACGGCGCGGCGTGATTGACAAGGTCGCCGCGGCGGATATTCTGCGGACATTTCTGGACCGGCTGGCGGCGCAGGCCGCGGCCGCGAGAAGGAACCACGAGCCGTGAGCGACGCGAAGGACGGGCGCGAGCCGCGCAAGCGGGGACGGTTTCATCTGTGGCTCGTGCGCGTCGTGCTGCTGGCGTGGGTCGTGGCGGGCCTGCTGGGGGTCGGGGTCGGCTTTGTCGCGCTGATCGTATACGAACATGCGACCCAGCCAGGCATCCCGGGCGCGCCGGTGACGTTCACCGTGCCGGAAGGCGCGACGGGCCAGCAGGTCGGGGAACTGCTCGCGCAGGCAGGCTTGATCGACCATGAGATCTTCTTCCGCATCGCACTGAAGCGCGACGGCACGAACACGCCCATCCGGCACGGCGTCTATGAACTGGCCCACGGCCTGAGCGCGCTGCAATTGCTGCACGCGCTGTATGAAGGGCCCGCGCGCCCGCTCGACGTGGACCGGTTCCGCGTGACCATCCCCGAGGGCATGTCGTTAAGACAGGCGGCCACGCTGTTCGAGGACCCGGCGGCGTTTCTCGAGGCCGCGCGCGACCCCAACCTTATCGCGGAACTCGGCGTGCAGGTCCCGACGCTCGAAGGTTTCCTCATGCCGGACACCTACTTCTTCGACCGCGAACCGTCCGCCGCCGACCTGGTCGGGCGCATGTTCCGCCATTTCCAGGAGACTTACGCCCGCCTCTCGCGCGACGTGCCCGCCGTGGACCCGCTGACTGTTGTGACGGTCGCCTCGCTGGTCGAGGAAGAGGCCAAGGTCGACCAGGAGCGCCCGGTCATCGCGGCGGTCATCTACAACCGGCTCGACGCAAGCATGCCCCTGCAAATCGACGCGACGCTCCAGTACGCGCTCGACAAGTACGGGCAGCGTCTGCTCGACGCCGACAAGGAAAGCGATTCGCCCTACAACACCTACAAAAACGCGGGTCTGCCGCCCGGACCCATCGCCAGCCCCGGCGAGGCCAGCCTGCGCGCCGCGTTCCAGCCGGCCAACGTGCCTTACCGGTATTTCGTGTCGAACGCGGACGGGCGCACCCACACCTTCAGCAGCACGCTGGAGGAACACAACCGCGCCGTGGCCCGCTTCCGCCGCGATATCTCCGTGCAGCGCCGGGCGCTGGAAGCGCAATCAACGCCCTGACCTGACTCCCTTGCGCCCATCAGAACACGAGTCTTGCGCGAATTTCACATTCAGATTCCTTGTTGACAAATCCGGACTCGGTTCCTAATAATTAGCGAAGAGGTCAGCATTGGGAGCGCCATGAACATATCATCACGTTGCGAATACGCCTGCCGGGCCGTCATCGAACTGGCCATGCACCACGAAGCTCAAGACACGGTCACGTCCGTGGCCATTGCGGAGAAAAGGCACATTCCAGAGAAGTATCTGGTCCATATCCTCCTGCAATTGAAGCGCGCGGGAATAGTCCGCAGCGTACGCGGGGCACAGGGCGGCTACATGCTGAGCCGGCCCGCCGAGCAGATTACCCTGCTCGACATCGTGCAGGCCATAGACGGGCCCATTCTCGACCCGCTGCCGGTCGATGACACCCAATCGGAAGAACTGCGGCCGGCCTGGCGCAGGGTCGCGCGGCGCATCGAGGAATCGCTCAAGGGCACGACGGTGCGCGAAATCGCCGACGGCGCGGGCGCGTCGGAGATGTATTTCATCTAGGTCCTTGCAGTTTCCGCCGGAAAACCGCTATTCTAGGGGGGGGAAACGCATTGATTTTCCATGAAAGGACCGCCATGAGTATCACCCATCCCAACGAACCGGAGGGGAACCGTCTGCGCCGCGAAGCGGATGCCGTGATTGGCCGCGGCCTGAACACCTATACGCCTACCCAGGCCGTCGTGGAACGGGCAGCGGGCTGCATGCTCTGGACGGTGGACGGGCGCCGCCTCATAGATTTTGCGTCCGGGGTATTGGTCGCCAATCTCGGCCATGCGCACCCCGGCTTCGAGTCGCGCTACCAAGCGTACCGGCAGGGCCTGCCGCACAACGCGTACAACCTGACGACCCGGCCGCTCATCGAGGCGTCGCGCAGGCTCATTGCCAGCTTCGGATATCCCAAGGCCCAGAAGATGCTCTGGGCCGCCAGCGGCTCGGAGGGCATCCAGAAGGCCATGTGGTGCGC
Proteins encoded in this region:
- the ruvX gene encoding Holliday junction resolvase RuvX → MFTLPEYGRVVGLDVGEVRTGVAVSDPMRMIASPHDTIAMGSPEANIEAVRRVVAATEAVCLVAGVPLDREGKPGPQAQKVLAFVEQLRAALDIPVETVDERFSTAGAERALRAADVRGRKRRGVIDKVAAADILRTFLDRLAAQAAAARRNHEP
- a CDS encoding Rrf2 family transcriptional regulator, whose protein sequence is MNISSRCEYACRAVIELAMHHEAQDTVTSVAIAEKRHIPEKYLVHILLQLKRAGIVRSVRGAQGGYMLSRPAEQITLLDIVQAIDGPILDPLPVDDTQSEELRPAWRRVARRIEESLKGTTVREIADGAGASEMYFI
- the mltG gene encoding endolytic transglycosylase MltG; translated protein: MSDAKDGREPRKRGRFHLWLVRVVLLAWVVAGLLGVGVGFVALIVYEHATQPGIPGAPVTFTVPEGATGQQVGELLAQAGLIDHEIFFRIALKRDGTNTPIRHGVYELAHGLSALQLLHALYEGPARPLDVDRFRVTIPEGMSLRQAATLFEDPAAFLEAARDPNLIAELGVQVPTLEGFLMPDTYFFDREPSAADLVGRMFRHFQETYARLSRDVPAVDPLTVVTVASLVEEEAKVDQERPVIAAVIYNRLDASMPLQIDATLQYALDKYGQRLLDADKESDSPYNTYKNAGLPPGPIASPGEASLRAAFQPANVPYRYFVSNADGRTHTFSSTLEEHNRAVARFRRDISVQRRALEAQSTP